A region from the Clostridium beijerinckii genome encodes:
- a CDS encoding nucleotidyltransferase yields MRSVDFKYMNLKKSYDRLVEVSNLYDGKNDIIRDSLIQRFEFTYELTHKTLREFMKYLGVTLENSFPRTIYKKAYVNNLIFDDKVWISLLEDRNSTSYIYNENLANEIASRIVNEYVDAIGELADNLGRI; encoded by the coding sequence ATGAGAAGCGTTGATTTTAAATACATGAATTTAAAAAAATCTTATGATAGACTTGTTGAAGTAAGTAATTTATATGATGGAAAGAATGATATAATAAGAGATAGTCTAATTCAAAGATTTGAATTTACTTATGAACTTACTCATAAAACGCTTAGAGAATTCATGAAATATTTAGGTGTAACCCTTGAAAATTCATTTCCACGTACAATATATAAAAAAGCATATGTAAATAATTTAATATTTGATGATAAAGTTTGGATTAGTTTATTAGAAGATAGAAATTCTACATCATATATATATAATGAAAATTTAGCAAATGAAATTGCAAGTAGAATAGTCAATGAATATGTTGATGCAATAGGAGAATTGGCTGATAATTTAGGAAGGATTTGA
- a CDS encoding cell wall-binding protein: MNNNLKKIIAFTIICTAFSTWVPSTIHIGNQYAYAYSDNKLTSLKISSGISGIGIYSSKSYKSDYKIKSGDKVPLVSYSKIPSNQTNIKLNLIETNAADTRGFVGNDSLKLTDIYSSIKIEKGEKKSIYIRLYDSKNSTDDEYTIEYKLIVEREDNGEDDSELETEIVTTQDYDDIYLNKLLLYSNNEIINFTFDKSQSIYNINVDENKTYFKIKAVPEQESYDLFINDKEVDTKGDNKYTKEISLDKGINIIKIRIKSEDYERREYFLNVTRGKTKSVTAQTNTTNKTTVPTTDNNSPQNIQIGAAWQYRKADGTMAIGWTSIANEWYYFDSTGALKTGWLQDTTGKWYYLNESGVMAKDTMIAGYKLGSDGVCIIK; the protein is encoded by the coding sequence ATGAATAACAATTTAAAAAAGATAATTGCATTTACTATTATATGTACAGCTTTTTCAACATGGGTACCATCAACTATACACATAGGAAATCAATATGCATATGCATATTCTGACAATAAACTAACTAGCTTAAAGATATCCTCAGGAATTTCTGGAATAGGAATTTATAGTAGTAAATCATATAAAAGTGACTATAAAATAAAAAGTGGTGATAAAGTTCCACTTGTTAGTTACTCAAAAATTCCTTCAAATCAAACAAATATTAAATTAAACTTAATTGAAACTAATGCTGCGGATACAAGGGGATTTGTAGGAAATGATAGTCTAAAGCTTACTGATATTTATAGTTCAATAAAAATTGAAAAAGGTGAAAAAAAATCAATTTATATAAGACTTTATGATTCTAAAAATTCTACTGATGATGAATACACTATAGAATATAAGCTTATTGTAGAAAGAGAAGATAATGGAGAAGATGATTCTGAATTAGAAACTGAAATTGTAACTACACAAGATTATGATGATATTTATTTAAATAAATTGCTTTTATATTCCAATAATGAAATAATTAATTTTACCTTTGATAAAAGTCAATCTATATATAACATAAATGTTGATGAAAACAAAACGTATTTTAAAATTAAAGCTGTTCCAGAACAAGAAAGTTACGATTTATTCATTAATGATAAAGAAGTAGATACTAAAGGTGATAATAAATATACAAAGGAAATATCATTAGATAAGGGAATAAATATTATAAAGATTAGAATTAAAAGTGAAGACTACGAACGAAGAGAATACTTTTTAAATGTAACAAGAGGAAAAACTAAATCAGTAACTGCCCAAACAAATACTACTAATAAGACTACAGTTCCTACTACCGACAATAATAGTCCACAAAATATACAAATAGGTGCAGCTTGGCAATATAGAAAAGCTGATGGAACTATGGCAATAGGATGGACAAGTATAGCAAATGAATGGTATTATTTTGATTCAACAGGCGCATTGAAAACAGGATGGTTACAAGATACTACTGGAAAATGGTATTATCTGAACGAATCAGGAGTTATGGCTAAAGATACCATGATTGCTGGATATAAGTTAGGTTCTGATGGAGTATGTATTATCAAATAA
- a CDS encoding XRE family transcriptional regulator → MYNLGKILTDTLENLKWYERIKRLRKFHDWSIKKAADKCITTQKAWWNWENGKVIPTKRNRKLIASIFGVDMKIIFGEISLF, encoded by the coding sequence ATGTATAATTTAGGGAAAATATTAACTGACACGCTTGAAAATCTTAAGTGGTATGAAAGAATAAAACGTTTAAGAAAATTTCATGATTGGTCAATAAAAAAAGCTGCTGATAAATGTATTACAACACAAAAGGCTTGGTGGAACTGGGAAAATGGTAAAGTAATTCCAACTAAAAGAAATAGAAAATTGATAGCATCTATATTTGGTGTTGACATGAAAATAATATTTGGAGAAATAAGTTTATTTTAA
- a CDS encoding DUF2922 domain-containing protein, which translates to MEYILAMTFITEYGLKSTININGVKPTLTQADANALMDTIIAKNVFAVESGAFISKDTAKLTERKVTKYEVA; encoded by the coding sequence ATGGAATATATATTAGCTATGACTTTCATAACTGAATATGGTTTAAAATCCACTATTAATATAAACGGGGTTAAGCCTACATTAACACAAGCTGATGCTAACGCTTTAATGGATACCATAATAGCTAAAAATGTTTTTGCTGTGGAATCTGGAGCTTTTATTAGCAAAGATACTGCTAAATTAACTGAAAGAAAAGTTACTAAATATGAGGTAGCTTAG
- a CDS encoding sigma-70 family RNA polymerase sigma factor codes for MDFKEIETLVSSAKAQNKLSKERLAEEFTPFIINLSNKTFISGYDAKDIQNECFRILFKCVSVYKLEKHRFVAYATNGIKNSINDLIRKSKNRSSSEGFEALTLSDNLEHILPSTECGLDEMLCGKDDCESLRQAFNNLDEDEKELIIFVYFKNNSLQTYAYWKNMCYSTANRKKRIILNKMKQVIS; via the coding sequence ATGGATTTTAAAGAAATTGAAACCTTAGTTTCTTCTGCAAAAGCTCAAAATAAATTATCAAAGGAAAGATTAGCAGAGGAATTTACACCATTTATAATAAATCTTTCTAATAAGACTTTTATTAGTGGCTATGATGCTAAAGATATACAAAATGAATGTTTCAGAATACTTTTTAAATGTGTTTCTGTGTATAAATTAGAAAAACATAGATTTGTTGCTTATGCTACTAATGGAATTAAAAATAGCATTAATGATTTAATAAGAAAAAGTAAAAATAGAAGTTCTTCAGAAGGCTTTGAAGCACTAACACTTTCTGATAATTTAGAGCATATCCTCCCTTCTACAGAATGTGGATTAGACGAAATGCTATGTGGTAAAGATGATTGTGAATCATTAAGACAAGCTTTTAATAATCTAGATGAAGATGAAAAAGAGCTGATTATTTTTGTTTACTTTAAAAATAACTCTTTGCAAACATATGCATATTGGAAAAATATGTGCTATTCTACAGCTAATAGAAAGAAAAGAATCATCTTAAACAAAATGAAACAAGTTATATCTTAA
- a CDS encoding YdcF family protein: MNNEQIQHSVNKIAKFLAARDIDKLDCTELEKSAEIKKVDILILLGNSIPYTIKCAVEAYKNNLCDRILINGGIGHSTAILRDQIRKDESFNCIQVENRAEADIFFDIMTKIYNIPDHKIIVENQSTNCGDNALKAINLLNELHIQYNSLILIQDPTMQLRTYASFLKYIDNKKVKLINYSPFIPVIDSNLKLTNKDIDGIWDEQRYLQLIMGEIPRLKDDVNGYGPCGKNFIAHVHIPGEIEEHYNRIRALVTDNNLRGRCGF, encoded by the coding sequence ATGAACAATGAACAAATTCAACACTCTGTTAATAAAATAGCTAAATTTCTTGCTGCAAGAGATATTGATAAATTAGATTGCACGGAGCTTGAAAAATCAGCTGAAATTAAAAAGGTAGATATATTGATTTTATTAGGTAATTCTATTCCTTACACTATTAAATGTGCTGTAGAAGCATATAAAAACAACTTGTGTGATAGAATTCTAATTAATGGTGGAATAGGACATTCAACTGCAATACTAAGAGATCAAATAAGAAAAGATGAAAGCTTCAATTGCATTCAAGTGGAAAACAGAGCAGAAGCGGATATATTTTTTGATATTATGACTAAAATTTATAATATTCCAGATCATAAGATTATAGTAGAAAATCAATCTACTAATTGTGGCGATAATGCTCTAAAAGCAATCAATCTATTAAATGAATTACATATTCAATATAATTCTCTCATTTTAATTCAAGATCCTACTATGCAACTTAGAACCTATGCATCATTTCTAAAATACATTGATAATAAGAAAGTAAAGCTCATAAACTACTCTCCATTTATTCCTGTTATTGATAGTAATTTAAAACTAACTAATAAAGATATTGATGGCATTTGGGATGAACAAAGATATTTACAACTTATTATGGGAGAAATACCAAGATTAAAAGATGATGTTAATGGATATGGACCTTGTGGGAAGAATTTTATTGCTCATGTTCATATTCCAGGTGAAATAGAAGAACATTATAATAGGATAAGAGCATTGGTTACTGATAATAATTTACGTGGAAGATGTGGATTTTAG